The Sorangiineae bacterium MSr11367 genome window below encodes:
- a CDS encoding amidohydrolase family protein: MAMGAFWLCSPKPSCFRVHGHRAVHFRGARVFDGDHVLAGGEVLVVDGSIAAVGELACIDAGGAELEVVDARGQTLLPGLIDAHTHGSASEESLTDAVAFGVTTEIDMGGSSPARLAEIRAQDNPQRADAIGAGHWVTAPGGHGTEFGDKGPTLARAEDADGFVAARVAEGSSFIKLIISSELPTLNEEKARAVVDAAHARDRRVVSHVNTRADAEVAVAAGVDGLAHLFIDRLNGQLRNGTPVGWDAAAVQRLVEEMGRRHVFVIPTLEVLQSACGLAPGKAILADPRLEPRLSDRVKRVLRAKGWGVNSDRDCYAHVMESVSMMRGVVPILAGTDAGNAGVTHGASLHRELELLVEAGLSPIEALRAATSAPAAFFPALTDRGRIAVGARADLLLVEGDPTADILATRAIVRVYKHGTRAY; encoded by the coding sequence ATGGCAATGGGCGCTTTCTGGCTTTGTTCGCCCAAGCCGTCCTGTTTTCGCGTCCACGGCCATCGCGCGGTCCATTTCCGCGGCGCCCGTGTTTTCGACGGTGATCATGTGCTTGCCGGGGGCGAGGTTCTCGTCGTCGACGGGAGTATCGCCGCGGTCGGAGAGCTTGCGTGCATCGATGCGGGGGGCGCCGAACTCGAGGTGGTCGACGCCCGGGGCCAAACGCTTTTGCCGGGGCTCATCGACGCGCATACGCACGGCAGTGCGAGTGAAGAGTCGCTCACCGACGCCGTGGCCTTCGGGGTCACGACGGAAATCGATATGGGCGGCTCCAGTCCGGCTCGGCTTGCGGAGATTCGTGCGCAGGACAACCCTCAACGGGCGGACGCCATCGGGGCAGGCCACTGGGTGACGGCCCCGGGCGGCCACGGGACGGAGTTCGGTGACAAAGGCCCTACCCTCGCACGCGCGGAGGATGCCGACGGGTTCGTCGCGGCCCGCGTGGCGGAGGGGTCGTCGTTCATCAAGCTGATCATCTCGAGCGAGTTGCCCACGCTGAACGAGGAGAAGGCCCGCGCGGTCGTCGACGCCGCCCACGCCCGCGATCGCCGAGTGGTCAGCCACGTGAACACGCGCGCGGACGCCGAGGTGGCCGTCGCCGCAGGCGTCGATGGGCTCGCGCACTTGTTCATCGATCGACTCAACGGGCAGCTGAGGAACGGTACGCCGGTGGGCTGGGACGCGGCGGCCGTGCAGCGGCTCGTGGAGGAAATGGGGCGCCGGCACGTCTTCGTCATTCCAACGTTGGAAGTGCTGCAGAGCGCATGTGGGCTGGCGCCGGGCAAGGCTATTTTGGCCGACCCTCGGCTCGAGCCCCGTCTGAGCGACCGCGTGAAGCGCGTCCTTCGCGCCAAGGGCTGGGGCGTGAACTCGGACCGCGACTGCTACGCCCACGTGATGGAGTCCGTTTCGATGATGCGAGGTGTGGTGCCGATTCTCGCCGGCACCGATGCAGGAAACGCGGGGGTCACCCACGGCGCCAGCCTGCACCGCGAGCTGGAGTTGCTCGTCGAAGCGGGCTTGTCCCCCATCGAAGCCCTGCGCGCCGCGACCTCCGCCCCCGCGGCCTTCTTCCCAGCCCTGACCGACCGCGGGCGCATCGCCGTGGGCGCCCGCGCCGACCTACTCCTGGTCGAGGGCGACCCCACGGCGGACATCCTGGCCACGCGGGCGATCGTCCGCGTCTACAAACACGGCACGCGCGCCTATTGA
- a CDS encoding prolyl oligopeptidase family serine peptidase: MRASFVVAVLVSAAGACSPHSNTSPAKVRLAASPPAASTTAASTRPGVVETFHGVSVADPFRWLEDGNDPAVLDWANSEDRKARAVLESMPERAALAGELEKISRNSEWLDLPIKKGGRYYYGRRDAPHERGTFFEYDPATKTETPLVDLDRLDPNEQLIAMWWDVSRNGRYVVFLVSNKGGDALEGRVFDIRARAWLPDRVGNMRHSYPVWDEKEKGFYYTWSPNHLDLSPEKRSAQSRIQYHLLRTDPEADTVIKEPHHQDGVLEVPGLSEDGRWLIASSWHGTTKNTFTVLDRASKQSTWKRLTPDREAVYRGDHRGNLLYVMTTEDAPRGRMLLADMLHPERERWREIVRQRDDATITNYALFEKYMALEYFKGGEKEYAIHRLDGTYVRNLQAPGWGSLSGIVVAPPHSEGTLSFSNYAQPMTPYVVRPPNFTLERFPVAKEQASDTAYVTEKILYTSPDGTRGPIFVVRAKTTPRNRPAPLILHAYGALGISLEPGYRKGIEAWLDQGGVYAEAMIRGGGEFGEEWHRAGMKEKRANVYADFIAASEQLIRENWTTPSQFVIRGKSSGGLLTAMAMTERPELYAGVISEVPITDMVRYRIGGYGPLWIKEFGEPENPSEFAALLRYSPYHRVKSGVRYPWVLVMGSADDDRVNPMHSRKFVAALHAAAPSATVLYRIERDAAHGGATTATRWVQSEAAAYAFARAAVSAHSSVARP; this comes from the coding sequence ATGAGAGCGTCCTTCGTCGTCGCCGTACTGGTTTCCGCTGCGGGCGCGTGCTCGCCGCATTCGAACACATCGCCCGCCAAGGTACGCCTCGCGGCATCGCCGCCTGCCGCCTCGACGACCGCCGCCAGCACACGGCCGGGCGTGGTCGAGACCTTTCACGGCGTGTCGGTCGCTGACCCATTTCGCTGGCTCGAAGACGGCAACGACCCGGCCGTTCTCGACTGGGCCAATTCCGAGGATCGCAAGGCACGCGCCGTTCTCGAGTCGATGCCGGAGCGGGCCGCATTGGCCGGCGAACTGGAGAAAATCAGCCGAAACTCGGAGTGGCTCGATTTGCCCATCAAGAAGGGCGGCCGCTATTACTATGGGCGGCGCGACGCCCCCCATGAGCGGGGCACCTTCTTCGAATACGATCCGGCCACCAAGACGGAGACGCCCCTGGTCGATTTGGACCGCCTGGATCCGAACGAACAGCTCATTGCGATGTGGTGGGACGTCTCACGCAATGGTCGCTACGTCGTTTTCCTCGTCAGCAACAAAGGTGGCGATGCTCTGGAAGGGCGCGTGTTCGACATCCGTGCCCGCGCTTGGCTACCGGATCGCGTCGGCAACATGCGCCATTCGTATCCCGTTTGGGACGAGAAGGAGAAGGGATTCTATTACACGTGGTCGCCGAACCATCTCGACCTTTCCCCGGAGAAGCGCTCGGCGCAATCGCGCATTCAGTATCATCTTCTGCGGACGGATCCGGAGGCGGATACCGTCATCAAGGAGCCACACCATCAAGACGGTGTCCTGGAGGTGCCCGGTCTGTCCGAAGATGGTCGCTGGCTGATTGCCTCAAGCTGGCACGGCACGACGAAGAACACGTTCACCGTTCTCGATAGGGCATCCAAGCAGAGCACGTGGAAGAGGCTTACCCCCGATCGCGAGGCGGTGTACCGCGGTGACCATCGCGGGAATCTGCTCTACGTGATGACCACGGAAGACGCTCCGCGCGGGCGCATGCTTCTCGCGGACATGCTGCACCCTGAGCGTGAACGATGGCGCGAGATCGTGCGCCAGCGCGACGACGCCACCATCACGAACTATGCGTTGTTCGAGAAGTACATGGCCCTCGAATACTTCAAGGGCGGTGAGAAGGAATATGCCATTCACCGCCTCGACGGGACGTATGTTCGCAACCTGCAGGCGCCCGGGTGGGGTTCCCTTTCGGGCATCGTGGTGGCCCCCCCGCACAGCGAGGGCACCTTATCCTTTTCGAACTACGCCCAGCCGATGACCCCCTACGTGGTGCGACCTCCGAACTTTACGCTGGAGCGATTTCCCGTTGCCAAGGAACAGGCTTCGGACACGGCGTACGTCACGGAAAAGATCCTCTATACCTCGCCCGATGGAACACGGGGGCCCATCTTTGTGGTCCGAGCCAAGACGACGCCACGAAACAGGCCTGCGCCGCTCATTCTTCATGCCTATGGCGCTTTGGGCATTTCACTGGAACCCGGGTACCGCAAAGGCATCGAGGCCTGGCTCGATCAAGGAGGGGTCTACGCCGAAGCCATGATTCGCGGCGGGGGCGAGTTCGGGGAAGAGTGGCACCGCGCCGGCATGAAGGAAAAACGCGCAAACGTTTACGCCGACTTCATCGCCGCCTCGGAGCAACTGATTCGCGAGAACTGGACCACTCCCTCGCAATTCGTCATTCGCGGAAAATCGTCGGGGGGCCTCCTCACGGCGATGGCCATGACCGAGCGCCCCGAGCTCTACGCCGGCGTGATCTCCGAGGTCCCCATCACCGATATGGTCCGCTACCGCATCGGAGGCTACGGGCCTCTTTGGATCAAAGAATTCGGCGAGCCAGAGAATCCCTCCGAATTCGCCGCACTCCTACGTTATTCCCCTTATCATCGCGTCAAATCCGGGGTTCGATATCCATGGGTCCTCGTCATGGGTAGCGCCGACGACGACCGCGTCAATCCCATGCACAGCCGCAAATTCGTCGCCGCCCTGCATGCAGCCGCCCCCTCCGCCACAGTCCTCTACCGCATCGAGCGAGACGCCGCCCACGGGGGCGCCACCACCGCAACCCGCTGGGTCCAAAGCGAAGCCGCTGCCTACGCCTTCGCCCGCGCCGCCGTCTCCGCTCATTCGAGTGTTGCTCGTCCGTAA
- a CDS encoding DUF5829 family protein → MFSLSRNGLALGFVSSLGLVAAACASRAPSLARPPVSATSAPAVAASKVRLNHVLGQFDEETATAIAKNPFVTETFAGTMLSTTEADGRSWTGFYVTGRETYVEIFGPQPKSRTGESGIGLGVDKIGELDALANKVRSPSIPIPVRTLKINDSDGSEIPWFKAATVIPEGNGTWLECWVMEYLPEFMSWKFAAVRSGPEDITRATFNAKKYRPERLLRDVRGAHFFAPSHERDKFAESLAAFGWVAVRNGEDAIATSDGVELRVTADPVRRGLVELRFALTRPTHHESMALGHSTLEVGPDATAVWRFAPAQQ, encoded by the coding sequence ATGTTCTCGCTTTCTCGCAATGGGCTTGCCCTAGGATTCGTGAGCTCACTCGGTCTCGTGGCCGCGGCATGCGCTTCCCGTGCACCATCGCTCGCGCGCCCGCCCGTGTCCGCGACATCGGCCCCGGCAGTCGCAGCGTCAAAGGTGCGGCTCAATCACGTCCTGGGGCAGTTCGACGAAGAGACAGCGACGGCGATCGCAAAGAACCCCTTCGTCACGGAGACCTTTGCAGGCACCATGCTTTCGACCACCGAGGCCGACGGTCGTTCCTGGACAGGCTTCTACGTGACCGGTCGCGAGACCTACGTCGAAATCTTCGGTCCGCAACCCAAAAGCCGGACGGGGGAGAGCGGGATCGGTCTGGGCGTCGACAAGATTGGCGAATTGGACGCCTTGGCGAACAAGGTTCGGAGTCCAAGCATACCGATCCCGGTGAGAACGCTGAAAATCAACGATTCGGACGGAAGTGAGATCCCCTGGTTCAAAGCTGCGACCGTGATACCCGAGGGCAATGGCACCTGGCTCGAGTGTTGGGTCATGGAATATCTGCCCGAGTTCATGTCCTGGAAGTTCGCTGCCGTTCGCAGTGGTCCCGAGGACATCACGCGCGCGACCTTCAACGCGAAAAAGTACCGCCCCGAGCGATTGCTCCGAGATGTTCGTGGAGCGCATTTCTTTGCGCCCTCCCATGAACGCGACAAGTTTGCCGAGTCGCTGGCCGCCTTTGGATGGGTGGCCGTTCGCAACGGCGAAGACGCCATTGCCACGAGCGACGGCGTCGAGTTGCGCGTCACCGCCGACCCCGTGCGCCGGGGGTTGGTCGAGCTGCGTTTCGCCCTCACGCGACCGACCCACCACGAGTCCATGGCCCTCGGCCATTCGACGCTCGAAGTCGGCCCCGATGCCACCGCCGTGTGGCGTTTCGCGCCAGCGCAGCAGTAG
- a CDS encoding LysR family transcriptional regulator, with product MLPSATELKYFLEIAKTSNLSRAAVRLGITQPALTQAMKKLEASVGSKLLLRTRTGVQLTKAGERTAGRAAHLLEMWESVQAAAKADDTEVKGRYRLGCHPSVGAYMLPKFFNDLTAQAPGIEIQLAHDLSRRITEAVIDFRIDLAFVVNPVVHPDLVLKKLGTDVVTVFEVERGRYEHDLFGDPELLQTQYVLKKLGARSLQIRRFIGCPSLEVIRALVASGAGFGILPSRVARCGPGMRLCPVPAMPTFHDEIYLIYRNEVLASRAGKALVGIASAALTG from the coding sequence ATGCTGCCGAGTGCTACGGAGCTAAAGTACTTTCTCGAAATCGCCAAAACCTCGAACTTGTCGCGGGCCGCCGTGAGGCTGGGCATTACGCAGCCGGCGCTTACCCAGGCGATGAAAAAGCTCGAGGCTTCGGTGGGGTCGAAGTTGCTCTTACGCACCCGCACCGGTGTGCAATTGACCAAGGCGGGCGAGCGGACCGCCGGGCGCGCGGCTCACTTGCTCGAGATGTGGGAGTCCGTGCAGGCGGCGGCCAAGGCCGATGATACGGAAGTCAAAGGGCGGTATCGGCTTGGATGTCACCCTTCGGTCGGGGCGTACATGCTTCCGAAATTTTTCAATGATCTCACCGCGCAAGCGCCGGGCATCGAGATTCAATTGGCCCACGATCTATCACGCCGGATCACCGAGGCGGTCATCGATTTTCGTATCGATCTGGCGTTCGTGGTCAATCCGGTAGTGCACCCCGATCTCGTGCTCAAAAAACTGGGCACCGACGTGGTGACCGTGTTCGAGGTCGAGCGAGGGCGCTACGAGCACGATCTCTTTGGGGACCCCGAGCTTTTGCAGACGCAATACGTCCTGAAGAAACTCGGTGCGCGCTCACTGCAGATCCGACGTTTCATCGGATGCCCCAGTTTGGAAGTGATTCGTGCACTCGTCGCATCGGGCGCGGGGTTTGGAATTCTGCCCTCGCGTGTGGCTCGATGTGGGCCCGGTATGCGCCTGTGTCCCGTTCCGGCGATGCCGACGTTTCACGACGAGATATATCTCATTTACCGCAACGAAGTACTGGCCTCGCGCGCGGGTAAAGCGCTGGTGGGCATTGCTTCGGCCGCGCTCACGGGTTGA
- a CDS encoding isocyanide synthase family protein produces MHTTQTCYGTRPSTGLDIAAPEEAWALGTQLLMHVMRVRRVPAAGVSCGDSPCAECLAPHLARVVSAIANREPVSFILPAFPGKSPNPTKVLGPMPDMAEQRSLEFLASLCERIRREYAPGARVVLCSDGRVFNDIVGIRDIDITGYQHELSAMISRISSSALATFNLDQVFAGLSFEAMRERLMQEYGESLEALRDAVRAGGEPHRLYCGITRFLVEDATRPDGTASRSALQRECRRRAYEVIRRSQAWGRLLEVHFPQSVRLSIHPQTCGSEKLGIHMMETADSWLTPWHGVAVDMGGHFVLLKRAEAEALGARVVAHEGRASHYELTGAS; encoded by the coding sequence ATGCACACGACCCAAACGTGTTACGGCACCCGTCCATCGACAGGGCTCGATATCGCTGCACCCGAGGAAGCGTGGGCTCTCGGCACTCAGCTCTTGATGCACGTCATGCGCGTTCGCCGCGTGCCCGCGGCCGGCGTCTCGTGCGGCGACTCGCCCTGCGCCGAGTGCCTCGCACCGCACCTGGCCCGCGTGGTGTCGGCCATCGCGAACCGCGAGCCCGTCTCCTTCATACTTCCGGCATTTCCGGGAAAGTCGCCCAATCCGACCAAAGTGCTCGGCCCCATGCCCGACATGGCCGAACAGCGCTCGCTCGAATTCCTCGCGAGCCTCTGCGAGCGGATCCGGCGCGAGTATGCGCCCGGTGCGCGCGTCGTTCTCTGCTCCGACGGGCGTGTCTTTAACGACATCGTCGGGATACGCGACATCGATATTACCGGCTACCAGCACGAACTGTCGGCGATGATATCTCGCATTTCATCGTCGGCGCTGGCCACGTTCAACCTCGATCAAGTCTTCGCGGGCCTCTCCTTCGAGGCCATGCGCGAGCGACTCATGCAGGAGTACGGCGAATCGCTGGAGGCCCTGCGAGATGCCGTCCGCGCCGGAGGGGAGCCGCACCGCCTCTATTGCGGAATCACGAGATTCCTCGTGGAGGACGCCACGCGGCCGGATGGTACGGCCTCGCGCAGCGCCCTGCAGCGCGAATGCCGGCGCCGCGCCTACGAGGTCATTCGCCGCAGCCAAGCGTGGGGCCGGCTGCTCGAGGTGCATTTTCCGCAATCGGTGCGACTGTCGATTCACCCGCAGACCTGCGGCAGTGAAAAGCTCGGAATTCACATGATGGAGACGGCCGACAGCTGGCTCACCCCCTGGCACGGCGTGGCCGTCGACATGGGCGGGCACTTCGTTTTGCTCAAGCGCGCCGAGGCGGAAGCACTCGGCGCACGCGTCGTCGCCCACGAGGGGCGCGCCAGCCACTACGAATTGACGGGTGCATCATGA
- a CDS encoding TauD/TfdA family dioxygenase: protein MTMTYDTIPVTPFGMMIRARGIERDPCELRIGPLRDLARKHHLLVLRGFLPFDSADAFADYCGRWGEVSIWPFGKVLELIEQDDPQDHIFDNNYVPLHWDGMYRPQVPEFQMFHCVRAPLAGQGGRTTFANTVLALERAPLATRELWKRVTGTYHRKMEFYDSKTISPVVTPHPDRGFPVIRYNEPAAADDDSFVNHPTLEFTGVFADELVEFHRSLQAALRAPENYYAHAWQPGDVVISDNYTLLHGREAFVSRAPRHLQRVHVLGDPPLNNPGLVSYQ from the coding sequence ATGACCATGACGTACGACACCATTCCCGTAACGCCCTTCGGCATGATGATCCGTGCCCGCGGGATCGAGCGCGACCCCTGCGAACTTCGCATTGGTCCGCTGCGCGACCTCGCGCGAAAACACCATTTGCTCGTCTTGCGCGGTTTTCTTCCCTTCGACAGCGCCGACGCCTTTGCCGACTACTGCGGACGCTGGGGAGAGGTGAGCATCTGGCCTTTCGGCAAGGTGCTCGAGCTCATCGAGCAGGACGATCCGCAGGACCATATCTTCGACAACAACTACGTCCCGCTGCACTGGGACGGTATGTACCGGCCGCAGGTCCCCGAGTTTCAAATGTTTCACTGCGTGCGCGCGCCCTTGGCGGGGCAGGGCGGGCGAACCACCTTCGCCAACACCGTGCTCGCGCTCGAGCGTGCGCCCCTCGCCACGCGCGAACTCTGGAAAAGGGTGACGGGTACCTACCATCGTAAAATGGAATTTTACGACAGCAAGACCATCTCGCCGGTGGTGACGCCCCACCCCGATCGCGGGTTCCCGGTCATCCGCTACAACGAGCCGGCTGCCGCGGACGACGATAGCTTCGTCAACCACCCGACGCTCGAATTCACCGGCGTCTTCGCCGACGAACTCGTCGAATTCCACCGCAGCCTGCAGGCCGCGCTTCGGGCACCGGAGAATTACTATGCGCACGCCTGGCAACCCGGCGATGTCGTCATTTCCGACAATTACACCTTGCTGCACGGCCGAGAGGCCTTCGTCTCCCGAGCCCCTCGCCACCTCCAACGCGTGCACGTGTTGGGGGACCCTCCGTTGAACAACCCTGGCCTGGTGTCGTACCAATGA
- a CDS encoding 4-hydroxyphenylacetate 3-hydroxylase family protein, translating into MNRLLTGEEYLESLRDARNVYVNGEKVADVTKHPAFRNSALSIRRMYDALHDPATSDALTGVDVYGTRTHKFFKPSRSSQDLLDAREAIAIWSRLGYGFLGRTPDYKAAFMAGLAVNSEYYGPFAKNAVSWYREFTERALYLNHVIINPPIDRKRPIHDMEDVFIRVVRETDAGIVVSGAKMLATGSAITHASFVAPVASAVLESGKAEDFATVFFVRMDNPRAHLLCRTPYARSAPFDQPLASRFDENDAVLVLDEAFIPWEDVLVYRDIERSTGFYAKSGFANLYNFQSGIRLATKLDLMTGLLSRGARVNGTDVFRGVQAAVGEIITMRDMVWGLTTAMAYDPEPNAGGTVVPKLEYASAMRMYNAQIWDRVHALFETHLGGAPLVVPSSHRDLQNPELRPLIDRFYRGSDASALDRIKLFKLVWDAIGTEFGGRHELYERNYSGNGEQIRLDALKWATRRGSIQRCEAFVQECMDDYDLQGWTRGPWVA; encoded by the coding sequence ATGAATCGCTTGCTGACCGGCGAGGAATACCTCGAAAGCCTCCGCGATGCCCGCAACGTCTACGTGAACGGCGAGAAGGTCGCCGACGTCACGAAGCACCCTGCTTTTCGCAATTCGGCGCTCTCCATTCGCCGCATGTACGATGCACTGCACGATCCCGCGACGTCCGACGCGCTCACGGGCGTCGACGTCTACGGGACTCGGACGCACAAGTTTTTCAAGCCGAGTCGCAGCAGCCAAGACCTTCTCGATGCGCGGGAGGCCATCGCGATCTGGTCGCGTTTGGGCTACGGATTTCTCGGGCGCACGCCGGACTACAAGGCGGCCTTCATGGCCGGCCTGGCGGTCAATTCCGAATATTATGGGCCCTTCGCCAAGAACGCCGTCTCCTGGTACCGCGAATTCACCGAGCGGGCGCTGTACCTCAATCATGTGATCATCAATCCTCCCATCGACCGAAAACGCCCCATCCACGACATGGAGGACGTCTTCATCCGGGTCGTGCGCGAGACCGATGCGGGCATCGTGGTGAGCGGCGCGAAAATGCTCGCCACCGGCTCGGCCATCACGCACGCGAGCTTCGTCGCCCCCGTGGCCTCGGCCGTGCTCGAGTCGGGCAAGGCGGAGGACTTTGCCACGGTGTTCTTCGTCCGCATGGACAACCCGCGCGCGCACCTGCTCTGTCGAACGCCGTATGCGCGCAGTGCGCCCTTCGATCAGCCGCTGGCCAGCCGCTTCGACGAGAACGACGCGGTGCTCGTGTTGGACGAGGCCTTCATCCCCTGGGAAGACGTCCTCGTCTACCGCGACATCGAGCGCTCGACGGGGTTTTACGCCAAATCGGGTTTCGCCAATCTGTACAATTTCCAATCGGGGATTCGATTGGCCACCAAGCTCGATCTCATGACCGGGCTTCTCTCGCGCGGCGCCCGTGTCAATGGCACCGACGTGTTTCGCGGCGTGCAAGCCGCCGTCGGGGAGATCATCACCATGCGCGACATGGTGTGGGGGCTCACCACCGCCATGGCGTACGATCCCGAGCCGAACGCCGGCGGCACCGTGGTGCCCAAGCTCGAATATGCGTCGGCCATGCGGATGTACAATGCACAGATCTGGGACCGCGTGCACGCGCTCTTCGAGACGCACCTCGGCGGGGCGCCGCTGGTCGTTCCCTCCAGCCACCGCGATCTGCAAAATCCCGAGCTTCGCCCCCTCATCGACCGCTTTTACCGCGGATCCGATGCCAGCGCGCTCGATCGCATCAAGCTGTTCAAGCTGGTGTGGGATGCCATTGGCACGGAGTTCGGCGGGCGCCACGAACTGTACGAGCGCAACTACTCGGGCAACGGTGAGCAAATTCGCCTGGACGCTCTGAAGTGGGCCACACGGCGCGGGTCGATTCAGCGTTGCGAAGCCTTCGTCCAAGAGTGCATGGACGACTACGATCTGCAGGGCTGGACGCGCGGACCGTGGGTCGCGTAA
- a CDS encoding multidrug effflux MFS transporter, whose protein sequence is MGRVNLLVLLGALSALGPLTIDLNLPAFPAMAADLGASAARIQLTLTACLAGLALGQAMGGPLSDRYGRRGPLLAGLAGYVLVSALCPLAGSVAWLIALRFAQGLAAAVGIVIARAIVRDTHSGKDAVRAFSILVMVLGVAPIVAPIVGAQLLRITSWRGVFSVFVVYGLVACAAVAKGLPPLPAPSHANSLRRTLGTFKSLLGDRTYATYLAAVSLTMGAFFSYLSASSFVLQKGFHLTAQEYSLAFAVNACGLLGTGQFNRYLVQRIPSSRLLRYGLTTTATGAATLLVAATSGAGLPLLLLGMFIIVCSVSMVIPNATALAMENYPHAAGSASALLGVFQFLSGAIVAPIAGLGRDGTPLPMAITAVTCGAGALAIVTRNQREKV, encoded by the coding sequence GTGGGTCGCGTAAACCTCCTCGTCCTTCTGGGGGCGCTCTCGGCCTTGGGGCCGCTCACCATCGATTTGAACCTTCCCGCGTTTCCCGCGATGGCGGCGGATCTCGGTGCGAGTGCTGCGCGCATTCAGCTCACTTTGACGGCATGCTTGGCGGGGTTGGCCCTCGGGCAAGCGATGGGCGGCCCGCTGAGCGATCGCTACGGTCGCCGAGGGCCGCTCCTCGCGGGGCTCGCGGGGTACGTCCTCGTCTCGGCGCTCTGTCCCTTGGCGGGCTCCGTGGCATGGCTCATCGCGCTTCGTTTCGCGCAAGGACTGGCCGCCGCGGTGGGCATCGTGATCGCGCGGGCCATCGTGCGCGATACGCACTCGGGAAAAGATGCGGTGCGCGCGTTTTCCATTCTCGTCATGGTGCTGGGCGTCGCGCCGATCGTGGCGCCCATCGTCGGTGCGCAGCTGCTCCGGATCACCTCGTGGCGCGGGGTGTTCTCCGTGTTCGTCGTCTACGGCCTCGTGGCCTGTGCGGCGGTTGCCAAAGGGTTGCCGCCGCTCCCCGCGCCGTCACACGCGAACAGCCTTCGCCGGACCTTGGGGACCTTCAAGTCGCTTCTCGGCGATCGCACGTATGCCACGTACCTGGCGGCGGTGAGCCTGACCATGGGGGCGTTCTTTTCGTATTTGTCCGCGTCGTCGTTCGTGCTCCAAAAGGGGTTCCATCTGACGGCGCAAGAATACAGCCTGGCCTTCGCCGTCAACGCGTGTGGTCTGCTTGGCACGGGGCAATTCAATCGGTACCTCGTGCAGCGCATTCCGTCGAGCCGGCTGCTTCGCTATGGATTGACCACCACCGCCACCGGCGCGGCGACGCTTCTCGTGGCGGCAACCAGCGGTGCGGGGCTGCCGCTCCTGCTTTTGGGCATGTTCATCATCGTGTGCAGCGTGAGCATGGTCATCCCCAATGCCACCGCGCTGGCCATGGAGAATTACCCCCACGCGGCGGGCAGTGCGTCGGCGCTGCTCGGCGTTTTTCAGTTTCTTTCCGGCGCGATCGTCGCCCCCATCGCGGGGCTCGGTCGCGACGGAACTCCGCTACCCATGGCCATCACCGCGGTCACTTGCGGCGCCGGTGCACTGGCCATCGTCACGAGAAACCAACGGGAGAAAGTATGA
- a CDS encoding DUF1259 domain-containing protein, whose protein sequence is MIITRPLTLALALGLAGCAGGARNAHVVTETTGATAHDYAPVARVFGKQGKPFPGGLYKFEFPRTDLKLSVRGLDLSSSLTHTTSFIFYPMKNDQVMVMADFVATENEAQAVMSKLSGTQVKMAAMHKHLLSEEPRLLWIHLMADGDQVEIARLVHGALAQTGALGASPPKPVAHTVDTAKLDQILGATGVTDAGVRHYLFPRKESMKMRGMSVPSTFGAMASLRFQPTGEGKAAINGDFAMLADEVQGVVDTLRAHGIEIAELHHHDLWDEPRLFYLHFWANDDAVKLARALKAALEKTNVGPT, encoded by the coding sequence ATGATCATCACGAGACCCCTCACCCTTGCCCTGGCGCTCGGCTTGGCGGGATGCGCTGGCGGTGCGCGCAATGCGCACGTCGTCACCGAGACCACGGGAGCGACCGCCCACGACTACGCGCCGGTCGCCCGCGTGTTCGGCAAGCAAGGGAAACCCTTTCCGGGCGGATTGTACAAATTCGAATTTCCGCGCACCGACTTGAAGTTGAGCGTGCGCGGACTCGACTTGTCCTCGTCGCTCACGCATACGACGTCCTTCATCTTTTACCCGATGAAGAACGACCAGGTCATGGTGATGGCCGACTTCGTGGCCACCGAGAACGAGGCGCAGGCCGTGATGAGCAAGCTCTCCGGCACGCAAGTGAAGATGGCCGCGATGCACAAGCACCTCCTCAGCGAGGAGCCTCGTCTGCTGTGGATTCACCTCATGGCCGACGGCGACCAAGTCGAGATTGCGCGCTTGGTGCACGGTGCGCTCGCGCAAACGGGGGCGCTGGGTGCGTCGCCGCCCAAGCCGGTGGCGCACACCGTGGACACGGCCAAGTTGGACCAGATTTTGGGCGCCACCGGGGTGACCGATGCAGGCGTGCGCCATTACCTCTTTCCGCGCAAAGAGAGCATGAAGATGCGCGGGATGTCCGTGCCGTCCACCTTCGGCGCGATGGCGTCGCTTCGCTTCCAGCCGACGGGGGAGGGCAAGGCGGCCATCAATGGCGATTTTGCGATGCTCGCCGACGAGGTGCAAGGCGTGGTCGACACCTTGCGGGCGCACGGCATCGAAATCGCCGAGCTGCACCACCACGATTTGTGGGACGAGCCGCGCCTCTTCTATTTGCACTTTTGGGCCAACGACGATGCGGTCAAGCTGGCGCGGGCACTGAAGGCTGCGCTCGAAAAGACCAACGTCGGCCCCACGTGA